One genomic window of Amphiura filiformis chromosome 3, Afil_fr2py, whole genome shotgun sequence includes the following:
- the LOC140147853 gene encoding uncharacterized protein produces the protein MSAYKVHWCLAVIIKIVCIYPNGAISQVATDNPVSEPEPEPEPEPTMIPEPENPYGEPENTSPEPKADQPFAEPVPEWDKAFPMWKAAWEIHIYGMGILFALLAIYSLISIIRLRKKRLLSRGYFVALNLMMLTMGVDRAVYLLVDAYNHKLIWPSPVAYLLIGLGFPCLTSAFSILYLALLQSTQTRLVPPKIQQPKFLAMVIVIHFTVSLAADVIVGSVGNAQALLLVCQGAFLIWGISLSISYLVIFRRLYKSSVRQFREVTRLSISRRSIHMKGVAPFMKKPQNRWGNAIKVTLVTAFMGLVIAALQIYGASVVYGPFAAGIPEAWPWWSYQFIFRVCEFIMCALMSFVATQPFRYTSDGKEKPCTVPLVGFLRMLCCSCNKADHEINDDGEDEMWNNTNMFESAQLDSEGNPINFNAVSVGLDPLEAGTLTVNGTDKPKTEDFTHSPPGSPDSVSPIMDLEYCHNQNANNEKQKRINEPTERQTSSTDKLPSNGHKEINPNTNNSAESSPVRQERPMNRAVDTSDVSDKLLSSDVERHEENPNNADIADESTLNLLMGDTTTGNTDA, from the coding sequence ATGTCTGCTTACAAGGTCCATTGGTGTTTGGCAGTGATCATCAAAATTGTATGTATTTATCCAAATGGAGCAATATCACAAGTTGCCACAGACAATCCTGTGtctgaaccagaaccagaacctgaACCAGAACCAACAATGATACCTGAACCAGAAAATCCGTATGGTGAACCAGAAAATACTTCACCTGAACCCAAAGCTGACCAGCCGTTCGCTGAACCAGTGCCAGAATGGGACAAGGCTTTCCCAATGTGGAAGGCAGCATGGGAAATACACATCTATGGTATGGGCATTCTGTTTGCCTTACTCGCTATATATTCACTGATCAGTATCATCAGGCTTCGTAAGAAGCGTCTACTAAGCAGAGGATACTTTGTAGCACTCAACTTAATGATGTTAACGATGGGAGTAGACCGCGCTGTGTATTTGCTTGTAGATGCGTACAATCACAAACTTATCTGGCCCTCGCCTGTTGCATACTTATTAATAGGCTTGGGATTTCCGTGCCTTACATCAGCATTTAGCATTCTATATCTTGCCTTATTACAGTCTACACAGACAAGACTCGTGCCTCCAAAGATCCAACAACCAAAGTTTCTTGCCATGGTCATCGTCATTCATTTTACTGTATCCTTAGCAGCTGATGTCATCGTTGGAAGTGTCGGCAATGCACAAGCGCTGCTACTTGTCTGCCAAGGTGCCTTCCTTATTTGGGGAATCTCGCTGTCTATCAGCTATCTCGTCATCTTCAGACGACTTTACAAATCCAGCGTACGCCAATTCCGCGAGGTCACACGTCTCAGCATTAGTAGACGTTCAATACATATGAAAGGGGTAGCACCTTTTATGAAAAAGCCTCAAAACAGATGGGGTAATGCAATTAAAGTGACTCTGGTCACAGCATTTATGGGTCTTGTTATTGCAGCTTTGCAGATATATGGTGCTTCTGTTGTGTACGGCCCGTTTGCAGCTGGTATCCCTGAAGCTTGGCCATGGTGGTCATACCAGTTCATCTTTAGAGTGTGCGAATTTATAATGTGTGCACTTATGAGTTTTGTAGCTACTCAGCCATTCCGATATACATCTGATGGAAAGGAGAAGCCTTGTACAGTGCCATTGGTTGGTTTCCTCCGTATGCTGTGCTGTAGCTGTAATAAAGCAGATCATGAGATCAATGATGATGGGGAGGATGAAATGTGGAATAACACCAATATGTTTGAGAGTGCTCAATTGGACAGTGAGGGTAACCCTATAAACTTCAATGCAGTCAGTGTTGGTTTGGACCCTTTAGAAGCTGGCACACTGACAGTGAATGGAACGGATAAACCAAAGACTGAAGATTTTACGCATTCACCGCCAGGGAGTCCTGATTCGGTGAGCCCTATTATGGATTTAGAATATTGTCACAATCAAAATGCTAATAATGAGAAACAAAAGAGAATTAATGAACCCACAGAAAGACAAACAAGTAGTACTGATAAGCTACCTAGTAATGGACACAAAGAAATAAACCCAAATACAAATAATTCAGCAGAGTCATCACCTGTCAGGCAGGAAAGACCAATGAACAGAGCAGTGGACACATCTGATGTGTCTGATAAATTACTTTCATCAGATGTTGAAAGACATGAAGAGAATCCAAACAATGCAGATATTGCAGATGAAAGCACATTGAATCTCTTAATGGGTGATACAACAACAGGAAACACTGATGCATAA